Genomic DNA from Nitratidesulfovibrio vulgaris str. Hildenborough:
CTTGGCATGATATCGACCTTCTCGACGGTCGCCGCCTCCGGCGGGGGCATCGACATGGCGGGACTCGCTGCCGGGATATGGCAGGCGCTCATCACCACTGCCGCCGGACTCGGCATTGCCATTCCCGCGCTGGCGGCGCAACACTGGTGCAACCAGCGCATCGACGCCGTAGCCGAGGCCCTCGAACAACTGGCCGATGCCGTCGAAGCCCTCGAACGTACCCCTGCCGGTCTTGCCGACGCAGCATCCCCCGAGGCGCGTGTCCTGCCCCTTGAACGTATGAAGGCGGCCCAGCCCGCCCCGCGTAACGGCACCAGCCCCGGTGCCGCACCAGCCCCCACCCTACCCGCCGCCGGGCAGTCCCATGCGCCACGCGACTAGACGCGCCTTCTCGCGCCGCATGGCCGAAGAACCCGACATCACCCCCCTGCTGGACGTGGTGTTCATCCTGCTGCTGTTCTTCGTGCTTGCGGCCACGTTCACCGTGCGCGGCATGGACCTCGACCTGCCGCCCGCGCAATCGGGCAAGGCCGTTTCCGGCAAGGTCAAGGAATTGCGCCTCGACAACCGGGGCACGCTCACCTGTGACGGCGTGGTGCTTGGCGAGGAAGGGCTGGTCGCCCTTGTCCGCAGCAACGCCGACCATGGCAGGGGCACGGGTGCGCGCCTCGTCCTCAAGGCATCGGGAGAGGCACCGGTCGCCGCGCTGTTGCGGGTCGTCGATACGGTACGGGCCAATGGCGGGCAGCAACTCGTCATCGCAACGTCCCCCGCGGTAGCGGGCGGCAGTGACAGCCCCGACACACCATGACCCCCGCCGAACGTTTCGCCGCCTGCCTTGCCGTGTCGGGCTTCGTGCATTTCGTGGCTACGGGGCTGCACGCCACCGCCGACCCTGCAACCTTCGAACGGGCGGTCTCCATCGTCTGCGACCTCGCACCACCGGAAGCCGTCGTCAGATTCGGAGACGCCACCTTCACCGGAGAGGCGGACGCGACCGACGGCAAGGCCACCGAGGATGAAGCGCGCAAGGCCATGCGCCGCTACCTGCATGACGTGAGCGACGCCATCCACGCCCGTCGCCTGACCACCCCCGGCACCTCAGGCTGTCTCGGCACGGCATGGGTGAGTTTTGCCATCCTCCCCGACGGCAGGTTCATGCAGGCAACACTGACCACCTCGTCGGGCAACCGCGTGCTTGACGGTGCGGCAGTGGAAGCCGTGCGCCGCGCCAGCGGTGCCGTGGCCCGTCCGCGTTCCACCGGAAGCGGCACCATCGCCCTTGTCCTGCCCGTCAAGTTCCAGTTGGGACTGTAGCCACAGGGCGTTGTCGGGCAGCCCCATCCGCACCCCCGTCGGAACGCATCGCCATCGCACTGGCATCCGTCACCGCCCCGCACCGGGCCATACCCGGCAGCGCAGAGACACACCCCGCAGCGCAGAGACACGACGCGACAGCGCCGCCCGGTTCACCGGACGGCGCTGCGTGAGACGACATTCCCCGCAGGGGGGTATGCCGTGGCAGGGCTATTTCTTCTCGGACGCCGCGGCCTCCTTGCGGGCCTGCTGGCTCATGTGGCAGGGACGGCATCCTGTGAACTCGGGATGCTGCGCCGCCATCTTCTTGTGGCAACCGTAGCATGAGCGGTCGGTGTCCTTGGCGTGGTAGGCCACGAACATGCTCATGGTATCGCGTTCACGGGGGCCGGGTGTGGCATGGCAGTCGTTGTCCGTACACGACGCATAGGGCTTGTCGGGCGCGGGACTGTCATGATGGCACTGTTCACAGGCGATGTCCTTGTGCGTGGTGTGGTTGAACATCACGTGCATCCGCTTGGAGGTGCCATGTTTGAGTTCTATGGCCTTCTTGGGGGCCTTGGCTGCATCGGCGGCGTTGCCGACCAGCGCCGACCCCGCCATGAGCAACGATACGGCAAACAGGGAGATGACCAGGTATCTCATCAAGGTACTCCTGTTCAATACACATTCCAGAAGGATGGTCTGAGCGGACGCAGTTGCCTGCGCGCCGCCACCATGTCCAGATGCATCATGCCCAGCGCCAGTGCGTCCAGATTGGGGACGGCCTCGCGTTCGCGCAGGTCCACTGTGGGGCAATAGCTCTTGCATCGGGTACACCAGTCCAGTCTCTCGCCATGGGCGGCTTCGCTTTCCCGCAGAATCTCCATGGTGCCGCTGGCGTCCTTCCCGCACGAGGGACACGCCCCCCGCAGGAACTTCCAGTCTGCGCCGCACATGGAGCAATGCAGATGCTTCTTGCCGCCGCCACCGGCGAGGTAGGCGTTCTTTTCGTCAAGCATGGGCCTGTCCAGCCAGCCGATAGTCGGAAAGGCACCGCACACCGGGCAATAGCCCTCCTGCCATGCACCGCCCTCGTCCCACGGGGCCTCTCCCGATTCGGGCATCGACACGGCGACCAGTGCGTGCAGCACCGGAGACAGCACGAACCCCGTCACGAAGGTGAGCACGTCGGCGTCCACCCCACAGGCTTCGGCGATGGCATCGGCAGACCTGCCCGCCAGCATCGCTTCGGCCAGCGCATCACGGGCATCCTCGCGTCCCGGTTCGACAGGACACAGAAAGAACGCCTGCAACGCCTCCATGTGGGGTGCCACCGCCTGCATTCCGCCCATGAGCGGCAACAGTACGCCTGCGACATCACGCATGGGTGCCGCGATGCCGGGCAAGGCGACTCCCGCCAGCAGTGATACCCCCTGCCGTGCGCGTTCGCCCTCAAGGGCGGGCAGGTGCAGCCCCGCATCACGCAGGGTCTGCGACAGGGCGACGGTCATCGACTCTCCGGCCGAAAGCAGGGGTTCGAAAGCCCGCAACACAGGTTCGAGGACAGGACGGCGCGCAAGCACATCCTGCACGGTTTCCGCTACGTTCTGGCAGTTTGCGGCCATGTGAAGCTCCACGGGGGCTGGAGGCAGTGCCTCCATCAGAGGGTGAAAACGGATTGCCGCGCCTACGAAGACGCTACATGAACCCTGCGTATTCGTAGTAGTGTTCCTTCTCCTCTGCCAGCAGGTAGATGACGCTCACGTCCTCCACATCGACCAGATGCGCCTTGGGGAAGCGCGTCTTGGCATCCGCAAGCCGCTTCTCGGCGAGGGCGAGCATCTCGTCCCGCTCACCGAAGGCCATGGTACCGGTGGGGCAGGTCTTCACGCAGATGGGCTGCATCCCAGCGGAGACACGGTCGAAGCACATGTCGCACTTGGTGATGCGCTTGGTCTTGGGGTCGATGCGCGGGATGTTGTAGGGGCACGCCTCGGCCACGGCCTTGGCATCCGCAGGGCTGAGCTTGGCCGACTTCTCGGTGGCAAGCACCGCGCCGGTCTTCTTGTCCTTGATCATGGCGCCGGGAACGGCCATGTCGGCCACGTCGACGCACACGGGGGTGACACAGTGCCTGCACTGGTCGGGGAAGAAGTTCCAGATGACCACCCCCTTCTCGTTCATCCGCTCGTTGAAGCGGACGATCTTGAGATTGTTGGGGTTGAGGTCGGGGGGGTTCTGGTGCGAACCGCGCTGCTTGGTGACGTTGGCGGGCAGATCGTGCCATTCCTTACAGGCCAACTGACAGCCGCGGCATGCCGTGCATCTGGTCGTATCAATCAAAAAAGCCTTCGGCATTGCAATGCTCCTTGACGGGCGCGCCCCACGGCGGGACGCGCCCGAAACTGGTTAGGCTATTTCGGTCAGCTTGTCGGCCTTGCGCACGTTGACGAGGCAGGCCTTGCTTTCAGGAATGGTGGTGTTCGGATCGTAGGCACCCACCGTCAGGCGGTTGGTCGAGTCGCCGCATTTGGGCGTCGTCCAGCCATAGGCGAAGGGCATCCCCACGAGGTGGACGGTCTTGCCCATGACCGTGAACGGCCTGATGCGCACCGTGACCATGGCGATGGCCTCGGCCCTGCCACGGATGCTCTCGACGATGACCCCGTCACCGTTCTTGATGCCCTTCTCTTCAGCCAGTTCGGGACTCATCTCGATATAGAGCTGAGGCTCCGT
This window encodes:
- a CDS encoding MotA/TolQ/ExbB proton channel family protein, whose product is MTIIEQGGPLMWPLLGLSILACAVMLDRGIALSTFGFPAKGFLSALTEAVRRSDATALRALCADLPEALRPLLDVLFPTTPRPDRERAVRIMGEAVLHELTRRVGVLGLVVRAAPLLGLLGTVLGMISTFSTVAASGGGIDMAGLAAGIWQALITTAAGLGIAIPALAAQHWCNQRIDAVAEALEQLADAVEALERTPAGLADAASPEARVLPLERMKAAQPAPRNGTSPGAAPAPTLPAAGQSHAPRD
- a CDS encoding ExbD/TolR family protein, which encodes MRHATRRAFSRRMAEEPDITPLLDVVFILLLFFVLAATFTVRGMDLDLPPAQSGKAVSGKVKELRLDNRGTLTCDGVVLGEEGLVALVRSNADHGRGTGARLVLKASGEAPVAALLRVVDTVRANGGQQLVIATSPAVAGGSDSPDTP
- a CDS encoding energy transducer TonB family protein, with the protein product MTPAERFAACLAVSGFVHFVATGLHATADPATFERAVSIVCDLAPPEAVVRFGDATFTGEADATDGKATEDEARKAMRRYLHDVSDAIHARRLTTPGTSGCLGTAWVSFAILPDGRFMQATLTTSSGNRVLDGAAVEAVRRASGAVARPRSTGSGTIALVLPVKFQLGL
- a CDS encoding formate dehydrogenase subunit gamma cytochrome c-553, translated to MRYLVISLFAVSLLMAGSALVGNAADAAKAPKKAIELKHGTSKRMHVMFNHTTHKDIACEQCHHDSPAPDKPYASCTDNDCHATPGPRERDTMSMFVAYHAKDTDRSCYGCHKKMAAQHPEFTGCRPCHMSQQARKEAAASEKK
- a CDS encoding formate dehydrogenase accessory protein FdhE, with product MAANCQNVAETVQDVLARRPVLEPVLRAFEPLLSAGESMTVALSQTLRDAGLHLPALEGERARQGVSLLAGVALPGIAAPMRDVAGVLLPLMGGMQAVAPHMEALQAFFLCPVEPGREDARDALAEAMLAGRSADAIAEACGVDADVLTFVTGFVLSPVLHALVAVSMPESGEAPWDEGGAWQEGYCPVCGAFPTIGWLDRPMLDEKNAYLAGGGGKKHLHCSMCGADWKFLRGACPSCGKDASGTMEILRESEAAHGERLDWCTRCKSYCPTVDLREREAVPNLDALALGMMHLDMVAARRQLRPLRPSFWNVY
- a CDS encoding formate dehydrogenase 2 subunit beta (cytochrome c-553); translation: MPKAFLIDTTRCTACRGCQLACKEWHDLPANVTKQRGSHQNPPDLNPNNLKIVRFNERMNEKGVVIWNFFPDQCRHCVTPVCVDVADMAVPGAMIKDKKTGAVLATEKSAKLSPADAKAVAEACPYNIPRIDPKTKRITKCDMCFDRVSAGMQPICVKTCPTGTMAFGERDEMLALAEKRLADAKTRFPKAHLVDVEDVSVIYLLAEEKEHYYEYAGFM